A portion of the Miscanthus floridulus cultivar M001 unplaced genomic scaffold, ASM1932011v1 fs_675_5_6, whole genome shotgun sequence genome contains these proteins:
- the LOC136532650 gene encoding uncharacterized protein, producing the protein MARPATPAFLRWSESTITFDQTNHPDVAPHPGRYPLVVNLIVSPKRLTKVLMDGGSGLNIIYAKMLDEMGIDRTNLCPIRVPFHGVMPGRLAVPLGQIDLSITFGDQSNYRTETLTFDVVGFPGTFHAILGRPCYAKFMAVPNYTYLKLKMLGPRGVITIGTSFQRAYECEVKCCGHASAVVASKKLAALREEVAKKTPNAKKSTGSFESAEGSKEVLVDPSSFEAKKVRIGTTLSFE; encoded by the coding sequence cctgccttcctccggtggtcagaatccaccataaccttcgaccagaccAACCATCCAGATGTCgccccacacccgggaaggtacccgcttgtcgtcaacCTGATCGTCAGCCCAaagcggctcacgaaagtactgatggacggaggcagcggcctcaacatcatatacgccaagatgctcgacgagatgggcatagACCGAACGAACCTCTGCCCCATTCGAGTGCCTTTCCATGGTGTCATGCCTGGTAGGCTGGCCGTACCACTAGGCCAGATCGATCTATCCATCACTTtcggggatcagtccaattacaggactgagaccctcaccttcgatgtagtgggattCCCgggaactttccacgccatcctgggacgaccatgttacgcgaagttcatggccgtccccaactatacataccttaagctgaagatgctaggcccccgtggggtcatcaccattggcacctccttccaacgcGCTTATGAGTGTGAAGTCAAATGCTGCGGTCATGCCTCCGCAGTCGTCGCCTCCAAGAAACTCGccgccctcagggaggaggttgccAAAAAAACGCCCAACGCCAAGAAATCGACCGGGTcattcgaatcggcagaaggctccaaggaggtcctcgtggaccccagcagctTCGAGGCTAAaaaggtacgcattggtaccacactctccttcgaatag